The sequence TGGATAACTCCCACTCAGGCTCCTTCCTTTCAAAGTGCAGGACAGTGACCTCAACTATTGGGAAACGATGACATTATTTCTCCATAAATCCGGAATTGTCTTCATATTCTTTTCCCAAGCGGCGAAATCCTTAATTGGTTTGGCAGAGGCATATTGTTCCTTAGACACCATCATTTTAGCAATATCCTCCGGAATTTGGACTTTTTCTCGAATCGGACGAGCAAAACCCTTAGCCAAGAGAATTTGACCCTCATCACTTAAAAGGTAATCCTGGAAGGCTTTTGCCGCATTGGGATGAGGTGCGTACTTATTAATTATAGAAACGTAGGCACTAGCCACCGTCCCATCACTGGGGATAACAACCTGGTAATTTTCCTTATCCGCTAAGCGGGAGCGATAGCCAAGAGCGTTGAAATCCCAAAGGATTCCTACCGGAATCTCACCTTTTTGGAAGATACTAAAAATATTATCACTGGGTTTAAGGTTTCCTGATTTAGCGAGCTTGGCGAAATATTCCACACCCGGAGTCAAATTGTTCTCATCCCCGCCATTAGCAAAAGCAGCTGCTAAGATCGCAGCTTGAGATTGGGCTGCTTTTAGCACATCTCCAGTGACAACTGCTCCTTTATATTCCGGTTTAAGTAAATCGGCCCAGCTATGAGGAACTTCCTTAACAAGCTTAGTGTTTACTAAGAAGGCAATTGTACCCACATACTCTCCTGTCCAAAGACCGTCTTTATCTTTAGCCCAATCCGGGATCTCTTCCCATTTGGGACCTTTGTGGGGTTGGACAACATCTCGTGCTATAGCTACATTACCAAAGGTAATTCCTACATCTCCAATATCAGCCACCGGGCTGCCCTTTTCAGCATCGAACTTAGCAATTTCCTCAGCACTTGTCATATCCGTGTCAGAGTGAGTAACCTCGTATTCCTTGGTAAAATTACTCCAAATCTCACCTAGATTAG comes from Desulfosporosinus meridiei DSM 13257 and encodes:
- a CDS encoding extracellular solute-binding protein: MFQRTRKALAFSMIGTLLMGSFLTGCGSKPTAEPVKEPAKELTGQALKDAVKKEGKIVSYGMPDAWANLGEIWSNFTKEYEVTHSDTDMTSAEEIAKFDAEKGSPVADIGDVGITFGNVAIARDVVQPHKGPKWEEIPDWAKDKDGLWTGEYVGTIAFLVNTKLVKEVPHSWADLLKPEYKGAVVTGDVLKAAQSQAAILAAAFANGGDENNLTPGVEYFAKLAKSGNLKPSDNIFSIFQKGEIPVGILWDFNALGYRSRLADKENYQVVIPSDGTVASAYVSIINKYAPHPNAAKAFQDYLLSDEGQILLAKGFARPIREKVQIPEDIAKMMVSKEQYASAKPIKDFAAWEKNMKTIPDLWRNNVIVSQ